Proteins encoded by one window of Labrus bergylta chromosome 2, fLabBer1.1, whole genome shotgun sequence:
- the ptger4a gene encoding prostaglandin E receptor 4 (subtype EP4) a: MMNNHTVTGRTMVPTIPSIMFIFGVVGNVIAIVVLCKSRKEQKETTFYTLVCGLAVTDLLGTLLASPVTIAIYVKGSWPGEDPLCQYFGFTMLFFSLAGLSIICAMSVERYIAINHAYFYNDYVDQKLAGLTLLAIYVSNALFCALPIVGFGQVKKQYPQTWCFLEWRSNKTSDAAYSYMYAGFSSLLTLITVICNVLVCGALIRMHRRYVRRTSLGTDLGRNEDPRRRGRSFGRLAGAEIQMVILLIGTSAVVLICSIPLVAQVFLNQLYKTPVELRLEKNPDLRAIRFASFNPILDPWIYILLRKAVLLKLIEKIKCLFCKMGARGQQGQRNFPCIDAQQLPSVISNRDSHSLVSHDLRDASSTSQTFLYLPEGSEVYAGSCQEANRLSGSRPSSVRNSHTSYSSEHGSVETDNREKTNVIRDLSALQCPKDPALQVSLTNDTEEEKCI; this comes from the exons ATGATGAATAATCATACGGTGACAGGGAGGACCATGGTCCCCACCATCCCGTCTATTATGTTCATTTTCGGTGTGGTTGGGAACGTCATTGCCATAGTGGTTCTTTGTAAATCTCgcaaagaacagaaagaaaccaCGTTTTACACGCTGGTGTGTGGTCTGGCTGTCACGGACCTGCTGGGCACACTGCTGGCCAGTCCGGTCACCATTGCCATTTATGTGAAAGGATCATGGCCCGGAGAGGACCCGCTGTGCCAGTACTTTGGATTCACCatgcttttcttctctctggcGGGGCTCAGTATCATCTGTGCCATGTCAGTGGAGAGGTACATCGCCATAAACCATGCTTACTTCTACAATGACTATGTGGACCAGAAACTAGCGGGTTTGACTCTACTGGCGATCTACGTCTCCAACGCGCTCTTCTGCGCCCTGCCCATCGTCGGCTTCGGACAGGTGAAGAAACAATACCCGCAAACGTGGTGCTTCTTAGAATGGAGGAGCAACAAGACCAGCGACGCAGCATACTCCTACATGTATGCAGGTTTCAGCTCTCTCCTTACTCTCATCACTGTCATCTGTAACGTTCTGGTGTGTGGGGCTTTGATCCGGATGCACCGGCGTTACGTGCGCAGAACATCGCTGGGAACCGACCTGGGGCGCAACGAGGACCCGCGGAGGAGAGGACGCAGCTTCGGACGCCTGGCCGGTGCAGAGATTCAGATGGTCATTTTGCTTATAGGCACGTCAGCAGTTGTGCTTATCTGCTCCATCCCACTTGTT GCTCAGGTGTTTTTGAACCAGCTGTATAAGACTCCAGTGGAGCTGCGATTGGAAAAAAACCCCGATCTACGAGCGATACGCTTTGCCTCCTTCAACCCAATCCTTGACCCCTGGATCTACATCCTCCTCCGCAAGGCTGTTCTGCTCAAGCTCATCGAGAAAATCAAGTGCTTATTTTGCAAGATGGGAGCACGAGGACAACAGGGACAGAGAAACTTCCCCTGTATAGACGCTCAGCAACTTCCCTCGGTCATCTCAAACCGGGACTCACACTCTCTTGTTTCCCACGATCTGCGAGACGCATCCAGCACCTCCCAGACCTTCCTCTACCTGCCAGAGGGAAGTGAGGTATACGCTGGAAGCTGTCAAGAAGCAAACAGATTGTCTGGGTCAAGACCTTCATCAGTAAGAAACTCTCATACTTCTTATTCATCTGAGCATGGGAGTGTTGAGACTGACAATAGAGAAAAAACTAATGTAATCAGGGACCTTTCAGCCCTGCAATGCCCAAAAGATCCAGCCCTTCAGGTGTCATTGACCAatgacacagaggaggagaaatgcATCTAA